A single genomic interval of Seriola aureovittata isolate HTS-2021-v1 ecotype China chromosome 10, ASM2101889v1, whole genome shotgun sequence harbors:
- the adck2 gene encoding uncharacterized aarF domain-containing protein kinase 2, whose product MTMMAFGARAVLLNLRYTFSKASSFARVRLIQNSRTCFVKRGRILSQIPKVTLLCWGAVNASSCAVRCQEATLPTLNADRKSLAKVQVHKVIFFLRLSLRALVLFLKFGPLLLLSPLALMSTRWASRWLDALLWVTENSGPAFIKLGQWASTRRDIFSQEFCERFSRLHVKVRPHSWAHTKQCLQRAFGEGWRKVLVFESKEPVGSGCVAQVYRGWAKADQVEDPDFQLLVEEMEREDLLEAWEIPGFRGMVRSLWQLWRGSSEEEGYEERSYPAGQHEECSTEKERLIPVAIKVVHPGIRRQVEIDLLLMKAGSWLLHCLPGLKWLSLYEIVEEFEKLMTKQIDLRFEARNIEHFRDNFRDVDYVKFPTPLRPFITRTILVETFEESEPISNYLSSEIPQSVKQRIARMGVDTLLKMVFVDNFVHGDLHPGNILVQCRGPLADSRDSTGITGEPQGKTTLTDLWDTVVVSVRPDPCPLQLVLLDAGIVAKLSDHDLANFKAVFTAVVLRQGERVAELILHHARANECQDVPQFKKEMAQLVDHALSNTLSLGKIQVADLLSRVFGLLIKHKVKLESNFASIVFAIMVLEGLGRSLDPNLDILDLAKPLLLKNCASLL is encoded by the exons ATGACCATGATGGCCTTTGGAGCAAGGGCAGTTCTTCTCAACCTGAGATACACTTTCAGTAAAGCAAGCTCCTTTGCCAGAGTCAGACTTATCCAGAACTCCAGGacatgttttgttaaaagaggGAGGATTTTATCCCAGATACCCAAGGTTACACTGCTATGTTGGGGTGCAGTGAATGCAAGTTCATGTGCAGTTAGGTGCCAGGAAGCCACTCTTCCAACCCTGAATGCTGACAGAAAGTCTTTAGCCAAGGTCCAAGTGCACAAAGTCATATTTTTCCTTCGCCTCAGCCTCCGTGCATTAGTTCTATTCCTCAAATTTGGcccccttctccttctctcccccttGGCTCTGATGTCCACACGCTGGGCGTCTCGCTGGCTGGACGCTCTGCTGTGGGTGACTGAGAATTCTGGTCCGGCTTTCATCAAGCTGGGGCAGTGGGCCAGCACCAGACGTGACATCTTCTCTCAAGAGTTTTGTGAACGCTTCTCCAGACTCCATGTCAAGGTACGCCCCCACTCCTGGGCCCACACCAAGCAGTGTCTCCAGAGGGCCTTTGGGGAAGGCTGGAGGAAGGTTTTAGTCTTTGAGAGCAAAGAGCCGGTGGGTTCGGGATGTGTGGCCCAGGTGTACAGAGGATGGGCCAAGGCAGACCAGGTGGAGGACCCAGACTTCCAATTGCTGGTggaggaaatggagagagaagattTGCTAGAAGCCTGGGAGATCCCTGGTTTTAGAGGAATGGTCAGATCTCTGTGGCAGCTCTGGAGGGGGAGTAGTGAGGAGGAGGGCTATGAAGAGAGAAGCTACCCAGCTGGTCAGCATGAGGAGTGCAGCACAGAGAAGGAGCGTCTGATACCTGTGGCTATCAAG GTGGTTCATCCAGGCATCAGGAGGCAGGTGGAGATAGACCTGTTGCTGATGAAAGCCGGCAGTTGGCTTCTGCACTGCCTCCCTGGACTCAAATGGCTCAGTCTGTATGAGATAGTGGAGGAGTTTGAGAAGCTCATGACCAAACAG ATTGATCTCCGCTTTGAGGCCAGGAACATCGAGCATTTCCGGGATAATTTCCGTGATGTGGATTATGTCAAGTTCCCAACTCCCTTACGACCATTTATCACCAGGACAATTTTAGTGGAAACTTTTGAA GAGAGCGAGCCTATTTCTAACTACCTGAGCTCCGAGATTCCtcagagtgtgaagcagagaataGCCAGGATGGGTGTAGACACCTTGCTGAAAATG GTCTTTGTGGACAACTTCGTCCACGGGGACCTCCATCCTGGGAACATTCTGGTCCAGTGTCGGGGGCCTCTTGCTGATTCCAGGGACAGTACTGGTATCACAGGGGAGCCCCAGGGTAAGACCACCCTCACTGACTTGTGGGATACGGTGGTTGTCAGTGTTAGACCAGACCCGTGTCCTCTCCAGTTGGTGTTGCTGGACGCCGGCATCGTAGCAAAGCTCAGTGACCATGACCTTGCAAACTTCAAGGCTGTCTTCACAGCCGTGGTGCTGCGGCAG gGTGAGCGAGTAGCAGAGTTGATTTTGCATCATGCCCGAGCCAATGAGTGCCAAGACGTGCCACAGTTTAAGAAGGAGATGGCCCAGTTGGTGGACCATGCCCTCAGTAATACCCTCTCTCTGGGAAAG ATCCAAGTGGCTGACTTGCTCTCCAGAGTCTTTGGTCTGCTCATCAAACACAAG GTGAAGCTGGAGAGTAATTTTGCCTCAATTGTGTTTGCCATCATGGTGCTGGAGGGTCTGGGCAGGTCACTCGATCCGAACTTGGACATCTTGGATTTGGCCAAACCCCTGCTGCTAAAGAACTGTGCCTCACTGCTCTGA